In Tubulanus polymorphus chromosome 2, tnTubPoly1.2, whole genome shotgun sequence, a single window of DNA contains:
- the LOC141900181 gene encoding uncharacterized protein LOC141900181 has product MDKDDLRVFLYVPNIIDYVRISLLIVAYFTFTWPSVFLFFYTISCVLDFFDGYAARKLNQISAFGTWLDVAVDILGRSMVWCQTYQWGWLIVSVEWLAFVCFHTQGMGWKNVPEAPAIVKAVMRNGFKTIWGLFAIGSLDCLPVCMYIFSNGWLTAHGVPYFLQYFCIGVLSAGRALCMVCEVWVIWSHVLLLVRQTSKSPIE; this is encoded by the exons ATGGATAAGGACGATTTGAGAGTGTTTCTTTACGTTCCAAACATAATAG ACTATGTAAGAATTAGTTTGCTGATAGTCGCATATTTCACCTTTACCTGGCCTTcggtatttctatttttctacaCTATTTCGTGTGTTTTGGATT TTTTTGATGGttatgcagccagaaaattaaATCAGATATCTGCTTTTGGGACATGG CTCGATGTTGCCGTGGATATTCTTGGGCGGTCTATGGTATGGTGTCAAACGTATCAG TGGGGCTGGCTGATAGTCTCAGTTGAATGGCTGGCGTTTGTATGTTTTCATACCCAAGGAATGGGATGGAAAAACGTCCCCGAAGCACCTGCGATTGTTAAGGCTGTAATGCGAAATG gTTTCAAAACAATTTGGGGATTGTTTGCTATTGGGAGCTTGGATTGTTTGCCAGTTTGCATGTATATTTTCTCGAATGGATGGTTGACAGCACACGGTGTCCCTTACTTCTTGCAGTATTTCTGTATCGGAGTGCTGAGTGCTGGTAGAGCACTGTGTATGGTGTGTGAG gtttGGGTGATATGGTCGCATGTTTTGTTGCTGGTCAGACAAACCTCTAAGTCGCCAATAGAATAA